From one candidate division Zixibacteria bacterium HGW-Zixibacteria-1 genomic stretch:
- the lpxD gene encoding UDP-3-O-(3-hydroxymyristoyl)glucosamine N-acyltransferase produces the protein MCVVGIKLEELAELAGGRLIGDGSVIIESAAPVQSAMAGQISFVANKKYLKYLETTAASAVVLSLDIDFEGIPVIKHQNPYLAFAIILDQLYPDEPIAEPGMHPTAVAAASVKIGANSSIGALCYVGANSEIGDNTLIMPRVFIGRQVIIGNNCKIYPGVNILDKTIIGDDAIIHSGTVIGSDGFGFARHETGIKKVRQIGWVEIGDDVEIGSNVSVDRGALGPTKIGNHVKIDNLVQVAHNVEIGDYSIIVSQVGISGSTKLGKGVILAGQVGLVGHIELGDGVQVGAQSGVAGNVEPGKKVLGSPARDLMEEGRIEACIHKLPELFKRVRKLEKQSEEE, from the coding sequence ATATGTGTTGTGGGTATAAAACTTGAAGAGCTGGCAGAACTGGCCGGCGGCCGGTTGATCGGCGACGGTTCGGTTATTATCGAATCGGCGGCCCCGGTTCAATCCGCAATGGCCGGGCAGATTAGTTTTGTCGCCAATAAGAAATACCTGAAATATCTTGAAACGACTGCCGCTTCGGCAGTCGTTTTATCATTAGACATCGATTTTGAGGGTATTCCGGTGATAAAGCATCAAAACCCTTATCTTGCCTTTGCCATCATTCTTGATCAGCTTTATCCCGATGAGCCCATCGCCGAGCCGGGCATGCATCCAACCGCGGTGGCGGCAGCGTCCGTAAAAATCGGGGCCAATTCCTCCATCGGAGCGTTATGCTATGTCGGCGCTAATTCCGAGATCGGCGACAATACTCTTATTATGCCGAGGGTTTTTATCGGCCGGCAGGTTATAATCGGTAATAATTGCAAAATTTATCCCGGTGTGAATATCCTCGATAAGACGATTATCGGCGATGATGCTATTATACATAGCGGCACCGTTATCGGCTCCGATGGTTTCGGCTTTGCAAGGCATGAAACCGGGATCAAGAAGGTCAGGCAGATCGGCTGGGTTGAGATTGGCGATGATGTCGAGATCGGTTCCAATGTCTCGGTTGACCGCGGCGCGCTCGGCCCGACGAAAATCGGTAATCATGTCAAGATTGATAACCTGGTGCAGGTCGCACATAATGTCGAGATCGGCGATTATTCCATAATTGTCTCCCAGGTCGGTATTTCCGGATCAACCAAACTCGGCAAAGGGGTCATTCTGGCCGGCCAGGTTGGATTGGTGGGTCATATTGAGCTTGGCGATGGTGTGCAGGTCGGGGCGCAGTCGGGTGTCGCAGGCAATGTCGAACCGGGCAAGAAAGTCCTCGGCTCACCGGCCCGTGACCTGATGGAAGAGGGCCGCATCGAAGCGTGTATTCACAAACTGCCGGAATTATTCAAGCGGGTCCGCAAGCTGGAAAAGCAGTCGGAAGAAGAATAA
- the bamA gene encoding outer membrane protein assembly factor BamA, whose amino-acid sequence MTGASAKIYGNQNQKNHSTGKLIHHIRNNAIIWPESSPFRPVILLFGLILIAGLSFGQVQSFNVVDVKVEGNHQATSSLILSVAGIHKGSELTATVSQDAVSRLYGLGFFEDIELLADETTGGLIITIKVKELPKLRNLDFQGNKEVKSNKLKEELGLSTSNYLSRSLVFEKKNVIIDLYGEKGYFMASAESELKYTDDSTQADLIYKIKEGSKVKVEKVYLSGNERVKADKIIGKMRNRKRGFLKTSDFDKEKYTEDKDKIIEYLHDQGYIDAYLKSDSIAVDSNSNKMYIYLDIYEGPRYYFGKSYFSGNEVFTSDNLDKTLKYHEGQVFSNKKFEESYYELYFIYQEKGHLHVRIMDDRKTRDSLLDITYDIVEGLPSEVNLVKIFGNTKTKEKVIRREMTLHPGQVFHRSLLLRSIRDIMQLNYFGNVTPDIVDLPNGDVDLTVTVEEKPTAQISAGAGYSGVDKFVGTFGLGIPNFRGMGQQASINVDIGSARNSYSLSFTEPWAFGTPTLLGGELYYTNRVWYSDYTEGSRGGSIRVGRRLRWPDNYFRVYGVYRIENNRYYDFSESFLDAYSYQTKKYVDSLSVDTVKWTKLYDYERGEPYPGSLLRYNEEWFSASTIQLSIVRDSRDLPEFATSGSVLSYSFEKSGSFLGGFWKYDKQIISLSKFIPILGKIALAGKLTYGVVTSSEDDSTILISERFSPGGTGYTGIIRGYDDGSLTPDTVVIRADTAKYYAWPDTTLSGDPYKTVVNYKPSLATVRGKYMLVGNLELQIPVIPNQLYLLGFFDIGNSWLYRKDIALNDLYKGIGLGFRLVVPGIGTLGFDFGYALDEQINPSDGTVEQKRGWKPHFQIGTTFR is encoded by the coding sequence ATTTACGGAAATCAAAATCAAAAAAATCACTCCACCGGTAAATTGATTCACCATATTAGAAATAACGCGATTATCTGGCCGGAAAGCTCTCCTTTCCGGCCGGTAATCCTGTTGTTTGGCCTGATTCTAATTGCCGGCCTGTCTTTCGGGCAGGTCCAGTCCTTTAATGTGGTCGATGTCAAAGTTGAAGGCAACCACCAGGCGACTTCCAGCCTTATTCTTTCCGTCGCCGGTATTCATAAAGGCAGCGAATTGACTGCAACCGTTTCGCAAGATGCGGTCAGCCGGCTTTACGGCTTGGGCTTTTTTGAAGATATCGAGCTGTTGGCCGACGAGACAACCGGCGGTTTGATTATTACCATTAAAGTAAAAGAATTACCCAAACTCAGAAATCTCGATTTCCAGGGCAACAAGGAAGTCAAATCCAATAAATTAAAGGAAGAGCTTGGCCTCTCCACCAGCAATTATTTGTCGAGAAGTCTTGTTTTCGAAAAGAAAAATGTCATTATCGATCTTTATGGCGAAAAAGGCTATTTTATGGCCTCAGCCGAATCGGAATTGAAATACACCGATGATTCCACGCAGGCCGACTTGATATATAAAATTAAAGAAGGTTCCAAGGTAAAGGTCGAAAAAGTCTATCTGTCCGGCAATGAGAGAGTTAAGGCGGATAAAATTATCGGGAAAATGCGCAATCGCAAACGCGGTTTTCTGAAAACCTCGGATTTCGATAAGGAAAAATATACCGAGGACAAAGATAAAATTATTGAATATTTGCATGACCAGGGATACATCGATGCTTACCTGAAATCGGATTCCATCGCGGTCGATTCCAATTCCAATAAGATGTATATTTATCTCGATATCTATGAAGGCCCGCGGTACTATTTCGGCAAATCGTATTTCAGCGGCAACGAAGTCTTCACATCCGATAATCTCGATAAAACGCTCAAGTACCACGAAGGTCAGGTCTTCAGCAATAAGAAATTCGAAGAATCTTATTATGAACTTTACTTCATATACCAGGAAAAGGGTCATTTGCATGTCAGAATCATGGATGATCGCAAGACTCGCGACAGCCTGCTGGATATAACTTATGATATCGTCGAGGGACTTCCTTCCGAAGTCAACCTGGTCAAAATTTTTGGGAATACCAAGACCAAGGAAAAGGTCATTCGCCGTGAAATGACCTTGCATCCCGGCCAGGTGTTTCATCGATCATTATTGCTCCGTTCGATCCGTGATATTATGCAGCTTAACTATTTCGGGAATGTCACACCCGATATCGTGGATTTACCCAATGGCGATGTCGATCTTACCGTAACAGTCGAGGAAAAACCAACCGCCCAGATATCGGCGGGAGCCGGATATTCCGGGGTTGACAAATTTGTCGGCACCTTTGGTCTGGGAATACCCAATTTCCGCGGCATGGGCCAGCAGGCATCGATCAATGTCGATATCGGCAGCGCGAGAAATTCATACTCGCTGTCATTCACCGAACCATGGGCCTTCGGAACCCCGACCCTGCTGGGCGGGGAGCTTTATTACACCAACCGTGTCTGGTACTCCGATTACACCGAGGGCAGCCGAGGCGGTTCGATCCGTGTCGGGCGGCGTTTAAGATGGCCCGATAACTATTTCCGGGTTTATGGTGTTTACCGGATTGAAAATAACAGATATTATGATTTTAGCGAGTCCTTTCTGGATGCTTACTCATATCAAACCAAAAAATATGTTGATAGCCTGTCTGTGGATACTGTAAAATGGACAAAGCTGTACGATTATGAAAGAGGCGAACCCTACCCGGGATCATTGTTGCGCTATAATGAAGAATGGTTCAGCGCTTCGACTATCCAGTTGTCAATCGTTCGCGACAGCCGTGACCTTCCTGAATTTGCCACGAGCGGTTCGGTCCTGTCATACTCTTTCGAGAAATCCGGTTCATTCCTGGGCGGTTTCTGGAAGTACGACAAGCAAATTATTTCATTATCGAAATTTATACCAATTTTAGGGAAAATTGCGCTGGCGGGAAAACTTACCTATGGTGTCGTAACATCCTCCGAAGACGACAGCACTATCCTGATCTCGGAACGATTCTCCCCCGGCGGAACCGGCTATACCGGTATCATAAGGGGTTATGATGACGGGTCCCTGACACCGGACACCGTGGTTATTAGAGCGGATACCGCAAAATACTATGCCTGGCCCGACACGACTTTGAGCGGCGATCCATACAAAACAGTTGTAAACTATAAACCCAGTCTGGCTACGGTCCGTGGCAAGTATATGCTTGTCGGCAACCTTGAATTGCAAATTCCCGTAATACCGAACCAGTTGTATTTGCTGGGCTTTTTTGATATCGGCAATTCCTGGCTGTATCGCAAGGATATAGCCTTAAATGACTTATATAAAGGTATTGGTCTCGGTTTCAGACTGGTGGTTCCCGGTATCGGGACCCTTGGCTTTGATTTTGGATATGCGCTCGATGAACAGATAAATCCGAGTGATGGCACCGTCGAGCAGAAACGAGGCTGGAAACCGCATTTCCAGATCGGAACAACTTTCAGATAG